The DNA region CGGCCGGTGCGGTGGCTGTGACCTGGTCGGTTGCGGGCTCGGTCATGGCGGCTCCTGATGAGGCTGATCTCGGATGGGGGGCTCGGTGGCCTCGTCGGTCTGGGGCCCGCGCGGGATGACGCCGGGCACGAGTTCCCAGGATAGTGCTCCGCCTGACCCCGTGCACAGGTAGGCGGTCCACACGCGGGTGCGTGGCCCCCCGCCGCGCCTGACCGGGCGGACGCGCGGGCGACGGTACCGTCCACGTGACGTGAGCCCGACAGGGAGGGACAGGGTGGTCAGAGTCGAACCGCAGACCGTCGACCTCGAGCGCTGGCCCGCGCTCGCCCCGCCATCCGGATCGGGGGGACAGCCGGCGGTGCTCATCGCGCAGGCCCTTCGGCGATCGGCGCGCGAGCTCGGGATCCGGATCGATTATCCCGACTCCTCGGCGGCCGGCGAGTACGACGCCCCGGTTCGCGTGGTCCTGCGCGAACCGGAGGCCTTCTGGGCCCGACTGGCGGACGCCGGCGTGCTCGGGCTCGGTGAGTCGTTCATGGCGGGCGACTGGGCGACGCCGGACCTCTGCGCTGCCATCGCGGTGCTGGCCCCGTGGATCGCGGGCAACGCCGACTGCGCGCACCCGGGTGAGCGCGCGTACGGCCGTGACGGACGCGGCCCGGTCGGCGGGGGCAGGCGCCGCGGAGGTGGCGTCGGGGTGGAGCTGGAGGACTCGGTCCCGGGCGCGCTGACCTCCCTGTACACGGACGAGACGATGTCGACTTCGGCGGCGGTGTTCGCGTCCGGTGCGCGGACCCGTGCGCGTCTGGACGACGGCACCGATGTCGTCCACCTGGAGGCGCCCGCGGCGCCCCCGCGCCGCACTGATCTCGGCGATGCCCAGCGTCGGTCGGCGGACACCCTGTTGACCCTCGCCGGGGTCGGGGAGGGGACCCGCGCACTGGTGGCCACACCGGGATGGGGCGAGCTACCGATGCGGGCTGCCGAGCGTGGGGCCCACGTGCGAACGATGACGTCGTCGACGGAGAGACTGTCGGCCCTCGGGTCGCGGTTCGCCGCCGCAGGTCTGGATGACGAGATCTCCCTCTTCCTCGGTGCGCCGTCGGAGGTCTCTGGTGCCGTCGACTCGGTCGTCGCGGTGGACCCTGGTGTCACAGCCGGTCCGGCCGGGCACGCTGCGGTGATCGCCGTCGCCGACAGGCTTCTCGGGCCGAACGGCCGAGTGGCCGTCCAGACGACGGTGTCACCGGGGCGGCCCACCCCCGCCGTCGTGGAGCTGGCCGCGTGGGGATCCCGATACGTGTCCGAGGCCGGGCCCCCCGTGGCGTGGACGGAGCTGGTCGAGATGGTCGACCGCGCGCCCCGGCTGGCTCTCCGGGGACGGGTGGAGCTGACCGCTCATCACGCGGAGACCGTCCGCCTGTGGTCGGAGACGTTCGCCCACCGCGGCCGCGACGCCGCCGCGCTGGGCTTCGACGCGGTCTACCGGCGGATGTGGTCGTTCCATCTCGCGGCGGCGGAGGCGGGCCTCCGGAGTGGGTGGATCGAGTCGGTTCAGGTACTCGCGTCAGCGGGTGAGGCGGTCGGGCGACGCGACCAGGGGCCCACGACATAGGGTTCGTCCCATGGGCAACATCCTCACCCCGATCGCCGTGTGGTTCGGCCGACAGGACGCCACCCGGGAGAACTCCCATCTGGTCGTCACGGTGGACCGGTGGCTCGACCGGGTCACCCGGGGTCGGGTCCCGCTCCTCCGGGTGGCGGGCCTGCCGACGCTCACCCTGCACGTGGCGGGTCGCAGGAGCGGCGCGCTGCGCAGCACACCGCTCCTGTGCGCCTCCTGGGGGAACGGACTGGTCATCGTCGGGTCGAACTGGGGCGGGCAGAAGACCCCGGCGTGGGTCCACAATCTGCGGGCCGCCGGGGAAGGCGAGGTCGCTGTCTCGGTCTACGGGGCGCGCCTGGTCGTGGACGTGCAGGAACTGGCCGGTGACGAACGGGCCTCGGCATGGTCCGCGGCCGCTCGGGTGTGGCCGAACTACGAGATCTACGCCCGCCGCACCACTCGCGAACTGCCCGTCTTCCACCTCACGCCCCGCTTGTAGCCGGCGAGCGCGCCGCGTCGCGGCAGCGCGTCACCGGGCGGCCCGGCCTCAGCGTCGGGCGACCATGTTCATCGCGGTGGCGGTGAGGACCGGGTCCCCGTCCTGATTGATCAGGGTGACGTCGGTCGTGAGGACACCGCGGTCCGGCTTGGTCCGCGAGGGACGCACCCCGGTGGTCTCGCACACCAGGGTGAGGCGATCGCCCGGCCGCAGCGGGCGCACCCACCTCAACTCGTCGATGCCGGGGGAGGCCAGGCTCGCCACGCTCGTGAGGTAATTGTCGGCGAACAGACGCATCATCAGCGCGGCCGTCTGCCAGCCGCTGGCGATGAGCCCGCCGAACGGTCCGGAGGCCGCTGCCTCGGGATCGGTGTGGATGCTTTGCGGGTCGTACCGGCGGGCGAAGTCCATGATCTCCTCGGCGTCGACCGTCTCCTCGCCGAACCGGTATCGCGCGCCCTCGGTGTAGTCCTCGAGGTACCTGTCGTCGATCGGGGCCGTGAACTCGTCGAACGTCTCGTCCTGCATCGTCTCTCCCAGCGCTGGTGTGTACGCTTCTCAGTTAATCACCACTCACCGACTGGAGGACGGAGATGGCGTACTTCGAGCGCCTCGGACCGGGTCGCTTCCGCCCGACCGGGCACGTGAGCGGAGCCTGGGATGAGTCGACCCAGCACATCGGCCCGGCGCTCGGTCTGTTGGTCCACGCCGTGGAGCTCGATCTGGCGGCTCGCCGGGACGATCCCATGGTGGTGTCCCGCCTGTCCTACGAGCTGCTGGGCGTGGTGCCGATGGACGTAGTCGACGTGCGGGTGGAGGTCATCCGACCGGGGCGCACGATCGAGCTGGTGGAGGTCACCTACGGGCACGGGGATCGGGCCGGGATCCGCCTGCGGGCATGGTTGCAGCAGCCCCGCGACACCCGCGCGATCGCCGGCGACGGATTCGATCCGATCCCGCCACCCGACCAGATGGAGCCGTGGGACCCCACCACCATCTGGCGCGGGGGATACCTCGCCTCGGCCGAGGTGCGCCGGATCAGCGACGGCCCCGGCCGGTCGCGGTACTGGGTCCGCACCGGGATCCCGCTTCTCGCCGGCGAGGAGATCGGTGGCCTGGCGCGGATGGCCGGACTGTTCGACATCGCCAACGGTATGGCGATCCGGGCCGATCCCACCGACGTCCACTTCCCCAACATCGATCTCACCGCGCACCTGGTCCGCCCGCCGGCAGGGGAGTGGCTCGGGTTCGACACGCGAGTCACCTTCGGGCCCGGTGGGTTGGGACTGACGTCGAGCGTGATCCACGACGAGGCCGGGCCGGTGGGGACCGTCGCCCAGTCGCTCACCGTCAGACCCTGAGTTGCCGGAGGTAGCACCGCATCCCGGAACCGCTGTCGGGGTCGAGGTCGGAAAAGCCGTGGCGTTCGTAGAACCGCCGGACGTCCACGTCGTCGGCGTCGACGTTGATGAGCAACTCCTCGGAGCCGCGGGAGCGGACCTCGCCGACGGCGCGGGCCAGCAGCGCCGATCCGACGCCGCCCCCGCGGAGGTCCTGACGGACATAGAGCTCCTCGAGCTGCGCGAGCGGCCCGTCCCAGAGCGGCGTCGGGCGCAGGGTGAGGAACGCGAACCCGATGTCCGCACCGGCGTCGGAGTCGACCCGGGCGATGAGCGCGAGGACGTCCTCGCGGGCCAGCAGGTGCTCGAACCGCGCGGCGGCGCCGGGGCCGTCCGGGGTGCGCGCGTCGAACTCGGTGTTGAAGTCGTGGAGCAGCTGGCCTAGTGAACCCGCGTCCGCAGGGGTGGCCACGCGGATCTCCGACGGCTCGGCGCGCCGAGCCGGGGCCTCGGCCTCGGGCGCCGGGTTCCCCTCGACGACCCTCCTGAGGCGCTCGAGGTCCTCGGCCACGGCGGCGGCGTCCTGCTCGAACCCGTCGTCGTCGCCGTCGGTTCCGCGCAGGGTGAACACCACCTCGCTCCCGTGCGGGTGGGGCAGGACCCGCAGTGGATTGAGGGTGACCGTCCCGTCGGGGAGCGTGACCTCGTGGTCCAGGACGCCGAAGCCGTTGGTGGGGGCGAACCGGACGCGGACCACTCCCATGGGGGAGTCGACGACGAGGGTGTCGCCGTCGGATCGCACCTCACCCGCCGCGAGCCCGGCCGCCCACGAGGGCAGGTGGGCCGGGTCGGCGGCGAGGGCGTAGACCTCATCGGGGGAGCGGCGGATGACCACGCCCAGGTGCCGGGTGCGCATGAGACAAGTATCCGCCGCGCCCGCCGTCCGCACCAGAGGCGGCGGGTCGGGGATCCGCGCCGGGTCAGGGGGTGGCGGGCTCGTCGTAGCTGCCCTGGCCGGCGATGCCGGTGACCGTCGTCAGGAGGAAGACGGAGTCGGCGAGCGCGGTGACGGCGTGGCGGTGGTGGGTGAGCGTGTGCAGTTCGCCCGCCGCGATGTCCGTGGACCCGTCGCCCGTGACGCGGACGGCGCCCTGCAGGAGATAGAGGCTCGCGGCCGGGGGGGAGTTGTGCTCCTCGAGTTCGGTGCCCTCCGTCAGCGCGAGGAGGGACTGCCGCAGTGGCCCCTCGCGGACGAGGATCTCGGCGTGGCGACCGTGCGCGGATTCCTTCGCGCGGGTGAGGATGCGGTCGGCCGTCTCGGTCACATGGTTCATGGTGGAACTCACTGTCTCTCGGGTCACGCTGCCTCTCGGTTTGAGCTGCCTCTCGAGTCGCGTTGGTTCGCACCCTACGCCAGGACGGCGACCACCGCGCAGAGCACGACGGTGGCGGACACGACGGCGGCGGCCAGGGTGCGGGTGGCGGCGCGGGGGAGTCGGGTGTGGCCGGCCATGACCACGCCGACGGCCAGGGCGACGCGCGGGGGCGAGACGATGATCGCGAACGACCCGGCGACGTTCTGCCCGGCGAGCGTCACGAGGCTGTCGGCTCCCAGCCCGGCCGCGGCGCCGGAGGTGGCGGCGGAGAACATCGCCGCCGCACCGGTGTTGGTGCCGGTGAGATAGCCGCCGAGTGCCCCGATGGCCGGGATGCCGGCCAGTGACGCCTCTCCGAACCCCGCGGCGAGATCGGCGAGGTGGGCGGCCATCCCGGCGGTGGCCATGACGATGCCGATGGACATGAACACGATGGCGTTGCCCGCGATGGGGACCCATGTCGCCACCGCTGTCCGGACGAGGCGCTTCACGGGCGGGCCCGGTGTGGTGTAGACGCGGAGTGCGACGAGTGCCGCGATGGTCACCCAGAGGGCGGGGGAGGCGAGCCATCCCGCCGCGGCGGGGGAGCCGGACGGGGCGAGTACGGCCGTGGCGCCGAGGATCCCCGCGAGCAGGACCGCGAAAGGGACGAGCGCGCGCTCGAGCTCGGCGGTGACCGCGGGGAGCACGCCGTACCGGATGCGCGCGACCCCCAGCAGGAGGGCGATCACGGTGGCCGAGGCGAGGATGCCGGACGGTGGGACGCCGACCGCGGCGTTGGACGCGACGAGAGCGGCCCACTGGGTCACGACGACGGCGGCGCCGAGCGCCACGTGGCGTGCCGAAGGCCGGGTGGTGACGACGATGAGGACGGTCGTCATGCTCACGACGAGGACCGGCAGG from Dietzia sp. B32 includes:
- a CDS encoding L-lactate permease, with the protein product MSALEQTGAAVAPVVVVLALLALRSPSLLAGGAGLVAALVGALTVFRPDDDEVFTSLAQLGPTVLEVALILLGGVLLATALSATGSRDHIAGWLERVGSGGDRVPAILLLVFGLTPLMESVTGFGLGVVITAPLLVRMGLSPVKAVVTGLLGLVLVPWGSLGPGTLVAAELGGQDVAELGYWSALLTLPVLVVSMTTVLIVVTTRPSARHVALGAAVVVTQWAALVASNAAVGVPPSGILASATVIALLLGVARIRYGVLPAVTAELERALVPFAVLLAGILGATAVLAPSGSPAAAGWLASPALWVTIAALVALRVYTTPGPPVKRLVRTAVATWVPIAGNAIVFMSIGIVMATAGMAAHLADLAAGFGEASLAGIPAIGALGGYLTGTNTGAAAMFSAATSGAAAGLGADSLVTLAGQNVAGSFAIIVSPPRVALAVGVVMAGHTRLPRAATRTLAAAVVSATVVLCAVVAVLA
- a CDS encoding cupin, which translates into the protein MNHVTETADRILTRAKESAHGRHAEILVREGPLRQSLLALTEGTELEEHNSPPAASLYLLQGAVRVTGDGSTDIAAGELHTLTHHRHAVTALADSVFLLTTVTGIAGQGSYDEPATP
- a CDS encoding thioesterase family protein gives rise to the protein MAYFERLGPGRFRPTGHVSGAWDESTQHIGPALGLLVHAVELDLAARRDDPMVVSRLSYELLGVVPMDVVDVRVEVIRPGRTIELVEVTYGHGDRAGIRLRAWLQQPRDTRAIAGDGFDPIPPPDQMEPWDPTTIWRGGYLASAEVRRISDGPGRSRYWVRTGIPLLAGEEIGGLARMAGLFDIANGMAIRADPTDVHFPNIDLTAHLVRPPAGEWLGFDTRVTFGPGGLGLTSSVIHDEAGPVGTVAQSLTVRP
- a CDS encoding MaoC family dehydratase, with translation MQDETFDEFTAPIDDRYLEDYTEGARYRFGEETVDAEEIMDFARRYDPQSIHTDPEAAASGPFGGLIASGWQTAALMMRLFADNYLTSVASLASPGIDELRWVRPLRPGDRLTLVCETTGVRPSRTKPDRGVLTTDVTLINQDGDPVLTATAMNMVARR
- a CDS encoding nitroreductase family deazaflavin-dependent oxidoreductase; the protein is MGNILTPIAVWFGRQDATRENSHLVVTVDRWLDRVTRGRVPLLRVAGLPTLTLHVAGRRSGALRSTPLLCASWGNGLVIVGSNWGGQKTPAWVHNLRAAGEGEVAVSVYGARLVVDVQELAGDERASAWSAAARVWPNYEIYARRTTRELPVFHLTPRL
- a CDS encoding GNAT family N-acetyltransferase, yielding MRVATPADAGSLGQLLHDFNTEFDARTPDGPGAAARFEHLLAREDVLALIARVDSDAGADIGFAFLTLRPTPLWDGPLAQLEELYVRQDLRGGGVGSALLARAVGEVRSRGSEELLINVDADDVDVRRFYERHGFSDLDPDSGSGMRCYLRQLRV
- a CDS encoding class I SAM-dependent methyltransferase, which encodes MVRVEPQTVDLERWPALAPPSGSGGQPAVLIAQALRRSARELGIRIDYPDSSAAGEYDAPVRVVLREPEAFWARLADAGVLGLGESFMAGDWATPDLCAAIAVLAPWIAGNADCAHPGERAYGRDGRGPVGGGRRRGGGVGVELEDSVPGALTSLYTDETMSTSAAVFASGARTRARLDDGTDVVHLEAPAAPPRRTDLGDAQRRSADTLLTLAGVGEGTRALVATPGWGELPMRAAERGAHVRTMTSSTERLSALGSRFAAAGLDDEISLFLGAPSEVSGAVDSVVAVDPGVTAGPAGHAAVIAVADRLLGPNGRVAVQTTVSPGRPTPAVVELAAWGSRYVSEAGPPVAWTELVEMVDRAPRLALRGRVELTAHHAETVRLWSETFAHRGRDAAALGFDAVYRRMWSFHLAAAEAGLRSGWIESVQVLASAGEAVGRRDQGPTT